Proteins encoded within one genomic window of Cryptosporangium aurantiacum:
- a CDS encoding helix-turn-helix transcriptional regulator, which translates to MANTSERTLRLLSLLQTHRYWPGGDLADRLGVSERTLRRDVDRLRELGYPVDASRGVAGGYQLRSGTVMPPLLLDDEEAVAIAVGLRTAAGGAVEGIEETSVRALTKVIQVMPPRLRRRVEALRSYTVPGVFTSGPVVDAQALAVIASACRDDERLRFDYTARGAERTTRLVEPHRLVSLGRRWYLVAWDTERGDWRTFRVDRLVDPRPTGARFRQRELPADDAAAFVKRRLNERPHRYTIEVVVNAPENAVRMAFGREADVTETEPGVCRVAIRSDYLEWPVASLGWLGGEFEVIGPPEFIELVRATGERYVRAVSRQPRVVG; encoded by the coding sequence ATGGCGAACACAAGTGAGCGGACTCTGCGGCTGCTGTCGCTGCTGCAGACGCATCGGTACTGGCCAGGCGGCGATCTAGCCGACCGCCTGGGGGTCAGCGAGCGCACCCTGCGCCGGGACGTCGACCGGCTGCGCGAGCTGGGCTACCCGGTCGACGCGAGCCGGGGGGTGGCGGGCGGATACCAACTCCGGTCGGGGACCGTGATGCCGCCGCTGCTGCTGGACGACGAGGAAGCGGTGGCGATCGCGGTGGGGCTGCGTACCGCGGCCGGTGGTGCGGTCGAGGGGATCGAGGAGACGTCGGTCCGCGCGTTGACGAAGGTGATCCAGGTGATGCCGCCGCGGCTCCGGCGCCGGGTCGAGGCACTGCGCTCCTACACCGTGCCGGGGGTCTTCACCAGTGGACCGGTGGTGGACGCACAGGCGCTCGCGGTGATCGCCAGCGCGTGCCGGGACGACGAGCGGCTGCGGTTCGACTACACCGCGCGCGGTGCGGAGCGCACGACGCGGCTGGTGGAGCCGCACCGGCTGGTCTCGCTCGGCCGCCGCTGGTATTTGGTGGCGTGGGACACCGAGCGCGGCGACTGGCGGACGTTCCGCGTCGACCGGCTGGTCGACCCGCGGCCGACCGGCGCCCGGTTCCGGCAGCGCGAACTGCCTGCGGACGACGCGGCCGCGTTCGTCAAGCGGCGGCTGAACGAGCGTCCGCACCGGTACACGATCGAGGTCGTCGTGAACGCGCCGGAGAACGCCGTCCGGATGGCGTTCGGACGCGAGGCCGACGTGACCGAGACCGAACCCGGGGTCTGCCGGGTGGCCATCCGGAGCGACTACCTCGAGTGGCCGGTCGCGTCGCTGGGCTGGCTCGGGGGCGAGTTCGAGGTGATCGGTCCGCCCGAGTTCATCGAGCTGGTGCGCGCGACTGGCGAACGGTACGTCAGAGCCGTCTCACGCCAGCCCCGCGTCGTGGGCTAG
- a CDS encoding response regulator transcription factor, whose translation MADLTPARPLRVLIVDDDAMVRAGLTLMLDGVEKNGRSVAVVGAVGDGVEVPEAVSAHSPDVVLMDIRMPGVDGVTATRRLRRRPEAPEVIVLTTFDTDEHVLQALRAGAGGFLLKDTPPDQLVDAILRVAAGDPILSPQVTRKLIDRVAVEAGAFERARAALETLSPRERDIVLGVATGRTNAQIAAELFLSVATVKSHLTRVMVKLGLDNRTQVALLAHDAGLA comes from the coding sequence GTGGCCGACCTGACGCCTGCGCGCCCGCTCCGGGTGCTCATCGTCGACGACGACGCGATGGTGCGGGCCGGCCTGACGCTGATGCTGGACGGCGTCGAGAAGAACGGCCGGTCGGTCGCGGTCGTCGGGGCAGTCGGCGACGGCGTCGAGGTGCCGGAGGCGGTGAGCGCGCACTCCCCGGACGTCGTCCTGATGGACATCCGGATGCCGGGCGTGGACGGCGTGACCGCTACCCGGCGGCTGCGACGTCGTCCCGAGGCGCCGGAAGTGATCGTCCTGACCACGTTCGACACCGACGAGCACGTGCTGCAGGCGTTGCGGGCCGGGGCGGGCGGCTTCCTGCTCAAGGACACCCCGCCCGACCAGCTGGTGGACGCCATCCTCCGGGTCGCGGCCGGCGACCCGATCCTCTCGCCGCAGGTCACCCGCAAGCTCATCGACCGGGTCGCGGTGGAGGCCGGGGCGTTCGAGCGCGCGCGGGCGGCGCTGGAGACCCTCAGCCCCCGGGAGCGCGACATCGTGCTCGGGGTGGCGACCGGCCGGACGAACGCGCAGATCGCCGCCGAGCTGTTTCTCAGCGTGGCGACCGTGAAGTCGCACCTGACCCGGGTGATGGTGAAGCTCGGGCTCGACAACCGGACCCAGGTCGCGCTGCTAGCCCACGACGCGGGGCTGGCGTGA